GTTGGTCATCTACGGCAGTCGGAGCGCAACCGGGTGGATACTCGGAACGGCGGCCCTTGCGGTGGCCAAGAGTGTGGAGAACATGGAACTCGGGCACAACATCTCCCACGGGCAATGGGACTGGATGAACGATCCGGAAATCCACTCCCGCAACTGGGAATGGGACATGGCAGGCCTTTCGTCGCAGTGGCGCTACTCCCACAACTATCGCCACCACGTGTTCAGCAACGTCGTCGGGATGGACGAGGACCTCGGCTACGGTGTCCTCCGCGTCACCCGCGACCAACCGTGGAAGCCCCACCATCTGCTGCAACCGCTGCGGAATCTGTTGCTGGCTGCCACGTTCGAATGGGGCATCGCTCTGCACGGCTTGCATTCAGAACATGCCCGCACCAACACCGACGGCGAGAAGTCCGCCCACACCCGGGCACTGATCGGCAAGATCGTCCGCCAGGCCGGCAAGGACTACCTGTTCTTTCCCGCCCTCAGCGGGCGTCGCTGGCGGCGAACCTTGAAAGCGAATTTGGCCGCGAATCTGCTGAGGAACGTGTGGGCCTACGTGGTGATCTTCTGCGGGCACTTCCCTGACGGCGCCGAGAAATTCACCGCAACCGAACTCGAGAACGAAAGCCAGGCGGAATGGTATCTGCGGCAGATGCTCGGCGCGGCGAACTTTCGTGCCGGACCGGTGCTGGCGTTCCTCAGCGGCAACCTCTGCTACCAGATCGAGCATCACCTGTTTCCCGACCTCCCCAGCAATCGCTACGCGCAGATCGCCCCTCAGGTGCGCGCACTGTGTGACAGCTACGACCTGCCGTACACCACCGGTTCCCTTGCCCGGCAGTATCTTCTGACCCTGCGCACCATCCACAAACTCGCGTTTCCCGACCGATTCCTGGCCGCGACCCCCGACGACGCCCCGGAGACAGCCTCGGAACTGAAATTCCTCCGCACCCCCTTGCGTGAGCATGACAGAACGGGTCCAGCGTCCCGATACGGGCTTCGGACCGCGCTGCAGGCACTGGCCGCTTCCCGCCGTACCCGCTGACATCACGGGCAAACCTGGCAGAGCCGCTCCGACGCCGCGAACGCGGAGGCGTGCATCACGACCGCAGAATCAGCGGGCGATAATCGTGAGAGCAAGAGTAGCGATGAACAGCTCAGAAGAGGCCGTGCGTGCTGTATCGAAGACAACGGCGGGCTGCGTGGTTCCCTCCGAAGACGACAGCCTGGTCGATCGAAAGTGGCCCGTCGGGGAGGTTGGGGCGAGGTGCGGGAGAGGGGCATCGATAGAGTTTCCCCATGACCGCACGCAAGGTTGCCCTTCTCGATTACGGCTCCGGAAATCTGCACTCGGCCCAGCGCGCCCTCGCCCGCACCGGTGCGCAGATCGAGGTGACCGCGGACCCGCAGGTCGCGCTCGCCGCGGACGGCCTCGTGGTTCCCGGCGTCGGCGCCTACGCCGCGTGCATGGAGGGCCTGCTGAAGGTCAAGGGTGATCGGATCATCGGCCAGCGACTCGCGGGCGGCCGCCCGGTCCTCGGTATCTGTGTCGGCATGCAGATCCTTTTCGAGCGTGGCGTCGAGTTCGGCGTCGAGGCCGAGGGGTGCGGCGAGTGGCCCGGCACCGTCGAGCGCCTCGAGGCCGACGTCCTGCCGCACATGGGCTGGAACACCGTCGAGGCGCCCGAGGGCAGCGTCCTGTTCGCCGGCATGGACCCGGACACCCGCTTCTACTTCGTGCACTCCTACGGCGTGCGCAGGTGGGAGCTGCCCCCATCGGATCTCATCGCGCCGCCCAAGCTGACGTGGGCCGAGCACGGCGACCGCTTCCTCGCGGCCGTCGAGAACGGTCCGCTCTCCGCCACCCAGTTCCACCCCGAGAAGTCCGGTGACGCCGGCGCCCAACTGCTGGAGAACTGGGTCCGCAGCCTGTGATCGGCGGCCCCGGCGACCGGGCGGGCAGGGACCTGTCGATCGCGGGGCTCGCGCTCGCGACGATGGGGACTGCCGCCGCGGTTCTCGTCGTGGTCGCGGCGCTGATCGTGATCCTGGAACCGGGGCCGGTCGTGGGGCTCGTGATCGCCCTCGTCGGCATCGTCGTCGCCATCGCAGCGATGGGTGCGGTTTCGAAACGCATGACCAGGCGCGCGTACGGCGACCAGGGACGTCGACACGACGAGCCCGGTGACGACCCGGGGCCCGGTCGTGGGCGATGACCCACTAGGATCGGCGCAGTGAGCCTGGTCCTTTTGCCTGCTGTAGATGTCGCCAACGGTGAAGCTGTTCGCCTCGTTCAGGGAGAGGCGGGGAGCGAGACCAGTTACGGTGCGCCCCGCGAAGCCGCCCTCGCGTGGCAGAACGACGGTGCCGAGTGGGTGCATCTGGTCGACCTCGACGCCGCGTTCGGGCGTGGATCCAACCGTGACCTGCTGGCCGCGGTCGTCGGCGAGCTCGACGTGAAGGTCGAGCTGTCCGGTGGCATCCGCGACGACGAGTCCCTCGAGGCCGCCCTCGCTACGGGCTGCGCCCGCGTCAACCTCGGCACGGCCGCCGTCGAGAACCCCGACTGGTGCGCGCGAGCCATCGCCAAGCACGGCGAGCGCATCGCCGTCGGCCTCGACGTCAAGCTGATCGACGGCGACTACCGCCTGCGTGGCCGCGGCTGGGTGTCCGACGGTGGCGACCTGTGGGAGGTCCTCGAGCGCCTCAACCGTGACGGCTGCTCGCGCTACGTCGTCACCGACGTCAGCAAGGACGGCACCCTCACCGGACCGAACCTCGAGCTGCTCAGCGCGGTGTGCGCAGCCACCGACGCGCCGGTCGTCGCGTCGGGTGGTGTCTCGACGATCGCCGACCTCGAGGCCATCGCCGGTCTCGTCGGCGAGGGCGTCGAGGGCTCGATCGTCGGAAAGGCGCTCTACGCCGGACGATTCACGCTTCCCGAGGCCCTGGCCGCGGTCTCGCGCTAGGAACGACGCGATGAGCCTGCCCCGGGACCCGCTCGAGCTGCTCGCGATGGCGAGCGACGTCCTCGACGGTGCCCGGGACCGGTTCGTCGCCGGGCTCGGTGCCCCCAGCGCGGTTCGCAAGGGCCCCAGGGACTTCGCGACCGCCGTCGACCTCGAACTCGAAAAGTCGATATCCGCGGAGCTCGAGCGCCGCACCGGGATCGAGGTGCACGGCGAGGAATTCGGTGGGCCCGAGTTGTCCGTCGGAGACGTGTGGATCCTCGACCCCATCGACGGCACGTTCAACTACTCGGCCGGCCTGCCCACCGCGGGCATGCTGCTGGCGCTGCTGCGCGGGGGCGTCCCGGTACTGGGGCTGACGTGGCTGCCGCTGACGGACGAACGATTCGCCGCGGCCGAGGGCGGTCCGCTGTTCCGCAACGGCGTCGCGCTGCCTCAGCTCCAGCCGAGCGCGCTGTCCGACGCCATGATCGGGTTCGGTGCGTTCAACATCGACAGCCGTGGCCGGATCCCGGGGGCGTACCGCTTCGAGCTGCTCGGTCAGCTCAGCCGGGTGTCGTCGCGGATCCGGATGCACGGATCGACCGGCGCCGACCTGGCCTACACCGCCGCGGGCATCCTGGACGGTGCGGTGGTGTTCGGCCACCACGTGTGGGACAACGCCGCCGGTGTAGCGCTCGTGCGGGCGGCCGGCGGCGTCGCCACGGACCTGCGTGGCGACGACTGGCACGTCGGCTCCCGGTCGGTGCTCGCCGCGGCGCCCGGCGTGCACGCTGAACTGCTCGACATTCTCCACTCTCTGGGTAATCCGGAGGAGCGGCCTGAAGGAGGGCCACGACAATGACATTGGCTGTTCGGGTGATCCCGTGTCTCGACGTCGACGCGGGTCGCGTCGTCAAGGGCGTCAACTTCGAGAACCTGCGTGACGCAGGCGATCCCGTCGAGCTCGCGGCGACCTACGACGCGCAGGGCGCGGACGAACTGACGTTCCTCGACGTCACCGCCTCGAGCGGTGACCGCGGCACGATGCTCGACGTCGTCACCCGCACCGCCGAGCAGGTCTTCATCCCGCTCACCGTCGGCGGCGGTGTGCGCACCGTCGCGGACGTCGACCGCCTGCTGCGCGCCGGCGCCGACAAGGTCAGCGTCAACACCGCCGCGATCGCCCGCCCCGAGGTGCTGCGGGAGATGTCGGAGCGGTTCGGTTCGCAGTGCATCGTGCTGTCGGTCGACGCCCGCACCGTCCCGGAGGGGCAGGAGCCGACGCCGTCCGGGTGGGAGGTCACCACGCACGGCGGCAAGCGCGGTACCGGCATCGACGCGGTCGAGTGGGCGATCCGCGGCGCAGAGTTGGGGGTGGGGGAGATCCTGCTCAACTCGATGGACGCCGACGGCACCAAGGCGGGCTTCGACCTGAAGATGATCCGGGCCGTCCGCGCAGCGGTGCACGTGCCGGTGATCGCCAGCGGCGGCGCCGGAGCGGTCGAACACTTCGCGCCCGCCGTCGAGGCCGGCGCCGACGCCGTCCTCGCCGCCAGTGTCTTCCACTTCGGGGACATGACGATCGGGGACGTCAAGGCGTCCATGCGTGCAGAAGGGATCACCGTCCGATGAGCCTCGACCCGGCGATCGCCGCCCGCCTCAAGCGCAACGAGGCCGGCCTGTTCAGCGCGGTGGCGCAGGAGAAGTCCACCGGCGACGTGCTGATGGTCGCGTGGATGGACGACGAGGCCCTCGCGCGCACCCTCGAGACCCGCAAGGGCACCTACTACTCGCGCTCGCGGCAGCAGTACTGGGTCAAGGGCGAGACGTCCGGCCACACCCAGTACGTGCACGAGGTGCGCCTGGACTGCGACGGCGACAGCGTCCTGCTGATCGTCGACCAGGAAGGCGCCGCGTGCCACACCGGCACCCACACCTGCTTCGACACCGACGTCCTGCTTGCCGCCGAGTCTGGGTAGAGTCCTCCGGCAGCAGTTGTTCGGCTGGAGTGGACACACCCCGGCACCCTGACTGATCTGAATGGCTGCGCCGCGTCGGGTGGGCCGACGTCACGTGCCGCGCCGTGATGGTCTCTCGCCCGCCGCGCAGACGCTACTTCTGTTTGCGCAGACGCTACTTCTCTTGTTCGGCGCGCTGACGCGCTTCGTGGGCGGCAGCCTTGCCGCGTGCCTTCTCCGCGGCGGCTTCCTTGCCCGCGGCCTCGCGCTGGGACTTGGCCTTGTCCTGCTGGGCCTTTCCCTCGCGGACCATATCGTCCTGACCGGAGACTGCACCTGCCGCCTCCTTGACCTTTCCCTTCACGTCCTCGACGACTCCCTTGACGCCTTCTGCGGGACCCGACTTCTTCTTGTCCGACATGATCATCAATTCCCTTCATGCAGAGGAGATCTGTTCTCAGAGGGCTACCCGTGACGTTTCCGGGCAAACATCGAATAGTAGTCGGCATGGCTCGTGGGCCGAGATGTTCGGCTCGCGCGGCATTCTCGGGCCGTTCGATGCCGAAGCGCGGCAAGAACGCTGTGCGATCCGACCAGTAGCCATGCGACGCAAATGATTCCGTCTTCTCGTAATTCGCTGTCAATCCGAACCGTTGGTCACCTTGTCCAGGAGTTGGCGGGCCACCACACGCAATTTGACATTCGACTCTTGCGACTTGCCGACCAGTCGGTCGAAAGCTTCCTGCGACGAGATGCTGTGCAGGGCCATGACGACGCCGATCGCGTGGTCGATGTCGGCTCGGGAGGTCAGCGCTTGCTGGAGGTTGCGAATGGAACGGACCGCCCGACGGTGGCGTTCGGCCTGCAGCAATGCGGTCACCGCGGCCGTGGTGAATACCTCGAGCAGCGATTCGTCCAGCGACCTGAAACCTTGGGGATCGCTGCTGTACAAGTTGAACGAACCCTGCGTCTCATCCGACAGGGAGAGCGGAAATGCGATGAAGCTCTTGACACCGACTCGTGCGGCGGGTTCCTCCAGTTCCGGCCACAATGCACGCACTTCGTCTACGTCCGCCACCACGCTCCGACCCTCGCGAGCAGCTACGAGGCCGGGACCGCGGTTGCCGGCATACTGCGCGGCGTCGACTTCCCTCACGTTGGGATGGTTTGCGGCAACGGTTTCAGGGGCCGTTCCCTCATTCAGGAGTGTCACGCCTGCCAGGTCGGCGTCGGGAACGATTCGAACAGCGGTCTCAACGAGATGCTGGAGAACCACGGTGAGTTCGTCGTATTCGTCCAGGACGTCGGACAACTGTTGCAACGCCTCGTTGAGATCGTCGAAGCGTTCGCCCAGTTCATCGTAGGAGTCGTCCGGGTAGCCCATCAGTGCACTCGCTCGTTGTCGTGCTCCGTTGGTTCGGACATCCCTCCGACGATCTCGGAGCCGACAGCCGATTCGACGGTCGGGTGACACGAGAAACGCCGGCGTGTCTCGGTAGCGGCGAGGGCGTGCTCGACGCCCCGCGTCGCGATGACGAGTTTGAAGTCGAAACCACGGCAGGAGGCGAGCTCCTTCGCCTCGATGAGTGCCGATGTGGCCTCGATGCTGACGAAGTCGACGCGCGACAGGTCGAGGACGATGGGGCTTCCCGCTGGGAGGCCGTCCGCGGAGGCTGCGTCGACCAAGTCGAGGTACGCATGGCGGAAACCGTCGGCCGTACTCATGTCAAGACTGGTAGCGAGCTCGATGACCAACGCGGCAGCTGGAAGCGGCGTCGGAGACCGCTCGTCAGTAGTGTGGCCGTCGGTCAGAATCAGGGTGTTTGCTGAAATAGAGAGATCAGGCACGCCATGCCTCCATCTCATCCGAACGCGTCCCTGGCGTTTCGGTTCGCCGGACCGGCGACGGAAGCCATGAGAGTCGTTTCCTGTGTGGCGACAGGCTGCTTGCTCAACCTTCTACGTTTCTAACACTGACTTGACCCTATGTACAGGTAGCGCGGCGCCGCCGCGGGGTTTCCGGTGACGGTTCGCGGGTCTTCCGAACCGACGCGTGGTTTCAGCGAGCCGTGCGGGATGACCTCGGCAGGCTCGTGAACGGAAGGGGGCGGTCCGGTGGCCGAGTGCGAGATTCACCTCTCTGCCCGTTCTCGGAGCTTCGTGAGGGTGTCCGACAGGATGCGCGAGACGTGCATCTGCGAGACTCCGATCCGATCGGCGATCTGCGATTGCGTCTGGTTGCCGAAGAAGCGAAGAAGCAGAACGGTCCGTTCCCGTGCGGGCAGTTCTTCCAGGAGTACCCGAATTACCTCGTGGTCCTCGACGTCGGCCAGCGCGCTGTCGGTGTCGCCCAACACTTCGGCGAGCGTCAGGGTGGTCTCAGTTCCGCTCATGCCCGCGTCCACCGAGATTGCCTGATAGCCGTTTGCCGCTTGAAGACCCTGCGCGACATCTTCGTCGCTGACACCCAACTCGGCAGCCATCTCGCGAGTGGTCGGGGAACGCCCCAGCCGCTGAGCCAGAGTCGAACTCACCCGGTTGAGATCCAGGTGCAATTCTTTCAAGTGTCTCGGAACGCGAACCACCCAACCTGCGTCCCGGAAATGTCGGCGTACCTCGCCCATGATCGTCGGTACCGCGAAAGCGAGGAAATCGGATCCGCGGTCCACATCGAACCGATCCACCGCGTTGACGAGACCCAAGCTGGCGACCTGAACCAGATCGTCGAACGGTTCTCCCCGTTTGTCGAAGTGGCGCGCGATGTGTTCGGCCAGTGGCAGGCACCGGGTGATGATGTCCCGGCGCAGTTCCTGACGCGCCGGATCGTCCGGGTCCATCGACTTCAGGGATATGAATATCGGCTTCACATCGCTGTATTCGTCGGGGCGATCGGCTGTGCGGCTCACGTCATGACACCGCTACGATGGTGAACGAAATCGTCACTGTCGAGGATTTGCCGTTACCGTTGCCATGATGTCGATGCAGTTCCAAATCGTCGGTGAGTGTGCGAAGTACGTGCCAACCGAATCGACGCTCATATGGCCGGTCGACCTCCGTTCGGGTGGTGGCGACACCGGCGGAGAAGTTGAACGCGTCCGAGGACAGCCGATACTTGCAGAAGATCTCGGAGCCTTGAATTGCGATTCTGAAGAGAGTGCTGCACGCCTCGTCAACGGCGAGTCGCAGATCGGCGATCTGGTCGAGGCTCATGTTGCACTGCCCGGCCAGTGCTGCGGACACACCTCGAATCGGGGCCAGCTGCGAGGCTTCGGCCGGAGTTCGCAGTTCGATCACAGGTCCCAAGTTCTCGGACTTCCTCGAGGTTGCGGAGGTTTGAGTCATGATTCCTCGCTCCGAAGGTCGCCCGGGCACGAGGCGGGATTGCCGCGTGTTTCGATCGGCACCGACACCTCAGAAGTTCCCGCCGCCGGGCGCCTCCAAACCCCGAGTCGGGGATTTCGGAGGACGGTTCGATGCCGTGGGTTCATCGACCGACACCGCCGGTCGAGTGGGGAAGTAGCTGCCCCGAGACCGTGCGGTATATCCGCTCGGTTTCGTCGGCAATGCGATCCCACGCGTAGCGTTGTACCGCCCGGTCCCGCCCGGCGTACCCGTACTGTTCCCGCCGCAGCGGCTCGCGCAGGAGGGTATGCACGGCATGCGCGAGTGCGTCGGAATTGCGTGGTGGAACATGGATTCCGGTGATACCGTCGACGACGGTGTCGGCCAGCCCTCCGACGGCGCTGGCGACCACCGGTTTCGAACACGCCATCGCTTCGAGAGGCACGATCCCGAACGGCTCGTACCACGGTGAGCAGACGACCACATCGGTCGAGCGCAACAGCCTGGGCATCAGATTCCGCGGAACCCGACCCGGCATCGCCAGTCTCTCGGCCACCCCGAGCCGTGCGGCGAGATCCGACAATCTTCGTGCTTCGGCATCCTCCCGGACTGCACCGTCGGTAGGGCCACCGGCAATCACGAGTTCGGTGTTCGCGAGCTTCGCGAGTGCGCGGATCGCGACGTCGAATCCCTTTCGGGGGACCAGGCGTCCGACGCTGGTGAGCCGCGAGCGATTGCTACGACGAGTGCGTGGACCGTCCGGTCGGAACTCGTCGACGTCGACGCCACACGGCACCACGGCGATGCGTGAACGCGGAATGCCCATCCGAACCAGTTCGAACACCTCGTCCGACGATGTCGCGACGACTGCGTCAACACTCCTGCCGACCTTGCACTCCAGCGGGATCCGTTCCGGGGGGCTCGTATCGCCTGCTCCCTCGTAGCGTTTCTGCACGATGCCCAATGCGTGGAAGGTGTGGACGATCGGGAGATGACAGGTCCGTCCGGCCAGCCCAGCGGTCAGTCCGGACGTCCAGAAATGCGAATGGACGACGTCGAATTCCGAGTGGGAGAAATAGTCTCGAACTCGATGTGCGAACTGCCGCAGGTGCGGCAGCAAGTCGTCCTTCGGAATCGTCTCGACTGGTCCGGCCGACACGTGTATCACGTCGTAGCCCTCGGGTGCCCGCAGCCGTTCCGGCACCGATTCGCTCTCCCGGCGGGTGAAGACGACAACCTCGTGACCGTGTCGGACCAAAGCCGCGGACAAGGCGGCCACATGGACGTTCTGTCCGCCGGCATCCGGTCCACCCGGGGCGGCGATTGGACTGGCGTAATCCGAGACCATCGCGATCTTCATCGGCGACCTTCCGCGACAAACGACGATCGGTGGGCATCGATCATGTCGGCGCTCCCGGGACGTCATTCGTCGGCGAGCAACGGTCCGAGCGGGCCCAGGTCGATGTTCAGATCCTCGGGCGTGAGTCCGAAATGCTCGCGCAGCTCCTCCATCTTCTCCTCGAGCAACATCAACGTCGTACCGATGCGTTCGATCTGCTCTTCGGACAGATCGCCGGCATCGACCCGGCGCAGGGCCTGCCGCTCCATTAGCTGACGCAGCAGTTCGACCAAAGTGAGCACCAGCGCCACGAGGCCGCGCTCGACCGATTCGGGATCAGAATCGATCCGTTGTCGCAACGACGGACCGCGCTCGCGGAGCGAATCGTCCTCCGTGGTGTGCGATGGGTCGGGAATCTCGTTCACGGGCCGCTCTCGGGCGTCCGGCCCGGCGAAGGCGTCAGCGCACTGACCGAGGAGACCAGCGTCCTGAGCGAGATGTGGACCATGTCCACGTCCGCGATCGAGAGGGTGATCTCGCCGGCGACCACCACGCCACCGCCGAGGACCCGATCGAGCAGATCCACCAGCGCGATCCGGCGATCCGGGTAGGCGGGAACGTTCATCCCCCGCTCGATTCGACAAACGTGAACGAGTACGGCGGCCACGGACCTGTGAGGACGGTCTCGACCCCGTCGACACGAGCATTGATGTCGTCGACCGCCGTGGCGAATTCGTGGGTCCGGCGGTTGTCGACCAGATATGTCGCGTTGAGGATTTCCCATGCCCGGTGAGGGGAGAGGGTCGGCGCGGTGGGCGGTTGCCGCGTCGCGGCGACTGCGAGATTCGCGAGTTGGGCGTAGATCTCGTCCGCCTGTCTCGCAGCAACAGACTCCGCGTCTCTGCGAGCAGCTGCTTGCGCCCGCCGGCGCATGAGATACGCCGTTCCTGAGCTCGTTCCGTTCTCGTCCGAGGTGTCACCGCGCTCGGTGGACTTGCCGCGATCGGCGTAGGCCCTGACACCCCATTCCGCTCGGTCCGCGATCCGATCCAGCGCGTCCGTGAAGTCGTTGACATTCTCGCGCAACATGATTCGCACTCGTTCGTCGTCGTAGTAGACCGTCGCAAGGCGAAGGGGGACCGTTGCGCCGCCGGCACAGATGGCGGCTACGACTGCGTCGTGACGGCGCGCGGCGTCCGAGAGCCAATCGAGGTCTTCGAGATTGCGTCGCAGTGCGTCCTCACCATACTCGCCGAGATCGACCGACCCCACTACAGCGGTGAAGCCGCCGGCGGCCACCGTGCGCAACTGCTCGCCTGCTACACCACGGATTCCGGAGATCCCGTTGGGAAAGGAACTGTCGGTCGTGACCGCATAGACCCACACGCCCTCATTCCTGGTCACGGTGCTGCTCCTCGGCGATCGCCCGGTCGGCCTCTGCCGGTTGGTGCGAGGTGGTGAGGTCCGCAGCGGCGTGGTCGCCCGATTCCAGTGCCGCAATACGGTCACGCAAGCGCTGATTCTCCATCTCGAGGTCGTTGCTGCGCCCGGTGAGCCACGGGTCGTGCTCCCACCAGTTGATTCCGACCTCGCGAGCCGTCTCCAAAGAGGCGATCACCAATCGGAGCTTGATGGTCAGCAATTCGATGTCGAGTAGGTTGACGCGGATGTCACCCGCAATGACGATTCCCTTGTCGAGGACGCGCTCGAGAATGTCTGCGAGGTTGGCCGGTTCGTGTCCGGCGCCGCCGAGTCCCTGACTGTAGGGCTGTGGGTAGCCGGAGCCTCCCGCCCGCGTCACGACCCCGAACCCTTCGAATGTCCCCGCGTGTACTGACGAATTCGCTGGTAGGACAACAGCATCCCGTCCAGATCCAGGACGACGGCGTAGATGGCCAGGACGTCGGACGACGACGGG
This genomic stretch from Prescottella soli harbors:
- a CDS encoding GAF and ANTAR domain-containing protein, with the protein product MGYPDDSYDELGERFDDLNEALQQLSDVLDEYDELTVVLQHLVETAVRIVPDADLAGVTLLNEGTAPETVAANHPNVREVDAAQYAGNRGPGLVAAREGRSVVADVDEVRALWPELEEPAARVGVKSFIAFPLSLSDETQGSFNLYSSDPQGFRSLDESLLEVFTTAAVTALLQAERHRRAVRSIRNLQQALTSRADIDHAIGVVMALHSISSQEAFDRLVGKSQESNVKLRVVARQLLDKVTNGSD
- a CDS encoding inositol monophosphatase family protein, encoding MSLPRDPLELLAMASDVLDGARDRFVAGLGAPSAVRKGPRDFATAVDLELEKSISAELERRTGIEVHGEEFGGPELSVGDVWILDPIDGTFNYSAGLPTAGMLLALLRGGVPVLGLTWLPLTDERFAAAEGGPLFRNGVALPQLQPSALSDAMIGFGAFNIDSRGRIPGAYRFELLGQLSRVSSRIRMHGSTGADLAYTAAGILDGAVVFGHHVWDNAAGVALVRAAGGVATDLRGDDWHVGSRSVLAAAPGVHAELLDILHSLGNPEERPEGGPRQ
- a CDS encoding SigB/SigF/SigG family RNA polymerase sigma factor; protein product: MSRTADRPDEYSDVKPIFISLKSMDPDDPARQELRRDIITRCLPLAEHIARHFDKRGEPFDDLVQVASLGLVNAVDRFDVDRGSDFLAFAVPTIMGEVRRHFRDAGWVVRVPRHLKELHLDLNRVSSTLAQRLGRSPTTREMAAELGVSDEDVAQGLQAANGYQAISVDAGMSGTETTLTLAEVLGDTDSALADVEDHEVIRVLLEELPARERTVLLLRFFGNQTQSQIADRIGVSQMHVSRILSDTLTKLRERAER
- a CDS encoding GvpL/GvpF family gas vesicle protein, translating into MTRNEGVWVYAVTTDSSFPNGISGIRGVAGEQLRTVAAGGFTAVVGSVDLGEYGEDALRRNLEDLDWLSDAARRHDAVVAAICAGGATVPLRLATVYYDDERVRIMLRENVNDFTDALDRIADRAEWGVRAYADRGKSTERGDTSDENGTSSGTAYLMRRRAQAAARRDAESVAARQADEIYAQLANLAVAATRQPPTAPTLSPHRAWEILNATYLVDNRRTHEFATAVDDINARVDGVETVLTGPWPPYSFTFVESSGG
- the hisH gene encoding imidazole glycerol phosphate synthase subunit HisH — protein: MTARKVALLDYGSGNLHSAQRALARTGAQIEVTADPQVALAADGLVVPGVGAYAACMEGLLKVKGDRIIGQRLAGGRPVLGICVGMQILFERGVEFGVEAEGCGEWPGTVERLEADVLPHMGWNTVEAPEGSVLFAGMDPDTRFYFVHSYGVRRWELPPSDLIAPPKLTWAEHGDRFLAAVENGPLSATQFHPEKSGDAGAQLLENWVRSL
- a CDS encoding gas vesicle protein K, producing the protein MRQRIDSDPESVERGLVALVLTLVELLRQLMERQALRRVDAGDLSEEQIERIGTTLMLLEEKMEELREHFGLTPEDLNIDLGPLGPLLADE
- the gvpJ gene encoding gas vesicle protein GvpJ, with product MNVPAYPDRRIALVDLLDRVLGGGVVVAGEITLSIADVDMVHISLRTLVSSVSALTPSPGRTPESGP
- the hisF gene encoding imidazole glycerol phosphate synthase subunit HisF; its protein translation is MTLAVRVIPCLDVDAGRVVKGVNFENLRDAGDPVELAATYDAQGADELTFLDVTASSGDRGTMLDVVTRTAEQVFIPLTVGGGVRTVADVDRLLRAGADKVSVNTAAIARPEVLREMSERFGSQCIVLSVDARTVPEGQEPTPSGWEVTTHGGKRGTGIDAVEWAIRGAELGVGEILLNSMDADGTKAGFDLKMIRAVRAAVHVPVIASGGAGAVEHFAPAVEAGADAVLAASVFHFGDMTIGDVKASMRAEGITVR
- a CDS encoding STAS domain-containing protein, giving the protein MPDLSISANTLILTDGHTTDERSPTPLPAAALVIELATSLDMSTADGFRHAYLDLVDAASADGLPAGSPIVLDLSRVDFVSIEATSALIEAKELASCRGFDFKLVIATRGVEHALAATETRRRFSCHPTVESAVGSEIVGGMSEPTEHDNERVH
- a CDS encoding glycosyltransferase, producing MKIAMVSDYASPIAAPGGPDAGGQNVHVAALSAALVRHGHEVVVFTRRESESVPERLRAPEGYDVIHVSAGPVETIPKDDLLPHLRQFAHRVRDYFSHSEFDVVHSHFWTSGLTAGLAGRTCHLPIVHTFHALGIVQKRYEGAGDTSPPERIPLECKVGRSVDAVVATSSDEVFELVRMGIPRSRIAVVPCGVDVDEFRPDGPRTRRSNRSRLTSVGRLVPRKGFDVAIRALAKLANTELVIAGGPTDGAVREDAEARRLSDLAARLGVAERLAMPGRVPRNLMPRLLRSTDVVVCSPWYEPFGIVPLEAMACSKPVVASAVGGLADTVVDGITGIHVPPRNSDALAHAVHTLLREPLRREQYGYAGRDRAVQRYAWDRIADETERIYRTVSGQLLPHSTGGVGR
- the priA gene encoding bifunctional 1-(5-phosphoribosyl)-5-((5-phosphoribosylamino)methylideneamino)imidazole-4-carboxamide isomerase/phosphoribosylanthranilate isomerase PriA — encoded protein: MSLVLLPAVDVANGEAVRLVQGEAGSETSYGAPREAALAWQNDGAEWVHLVDLDAAFGRGSNRDLLAAVVGELDVKVELSGGIRDDESLEAALATGCARVNLGTAAVENPDWCARAIAKHGERIAVGLDVKLIDGDYRLRGRGWVSDGGDLWEVLERLNRDGCSRYVVTDVSKDGTLTGPNLELLSAVCAATDAPVVASGGVSTIADLEAIAGLVGEGVEGSIVGKALYAGRFTLPEALAAVSR
- the hisI gene encoding phosphoribosyl-AMP cyclohydrolase; the protein is MSLDPAIAARLKRNEAGLFSAVAQEKSTGDVLMVAWMDDEALARTLETRKGTYYSRSRQQYWVKGETSGHTQYVHEVRLDCDGDSVLLIVDQEGAACHTGTHTCFDTDVLLAAESG
- the mbp1 gene encoding microaggregate-binding protein 1, which produces MSDKKKSGPAEGVKGVVEDVKGKVKEAAGAVSGQDDMVREGKAQQDKAKSQREAAGKEAAAEKARGKAAAHEARQRAEQEK
- a CDS encoding ATP-binding protein; this translates as MIELRTPAEASQLAPIRGVSAALAGQCNMSLDQIADLRLAVDEACSTLFRIAIQGSEIFCKYRLSSDAFNFSAGVATTRTEVDRPYERRFGWHVLRTLTDDLELHRHHGNGNGKSSTVTISFTIVAVS
- a CDS encoding fatty acid desaturase family protein, with the protein product MAISDIREYAHLTGEDVEALSDALNRIRCDVVTSLGGRDAAYIRRVIACQRVLDAAARLVIYGSRSATGWILGTAALAVAKSVENMELGHNISHGQWDWMNDPEIHSRNWEWDMAGLSSQWRYSHNYRHHVFSNVVGMDEDLGYGVLRVTRDQPWKPHHLLQPLRNLLLAATFEWGIALHGLHSEHARTNTDGEKSAHTRALIGKIVRQAGKDYLFFPALSGRRWRRTLKANLAANLLRNVWAYVVIFCGHFPDGAEKFTATELENESQAEWYLRQMLGAANFRAGPVLAFLSGNLCYQIEHHLFPDLPSNRYAQIAPQVRALCDSYDLPYTTGSLARQYLLTLRTIHKLAFPDRFLAATPDDAPETASELKFLRTPLREHDRTGPASRYGLRTALQALAASRRTR